From Populus alba chromosome 16, ASM523922v2, whole genome shotgun sequence:
tttcgAGAAAAGTGAAATTTCGAAAAGTATTTTctaatgtttggtagtgttatgaaaaatgaactggaaaacactttccagtgtttggttgtgttataaaaatgaactggaaaataatttattaatgaattaattttgtttcaagtttatctaatatatatatataatatttaatataaaatatttaatcacttacaattgtcataacccaatttttgaccttttttatttttattatttaaaacaaaaagatgatgaaaaataaaaataaaataaatgaaggatgaattaaaatttgggttaagggcaacatgattggaagtttaaagatttaattaaactcttgactagtttaattaattgaatcaagggtttaattggagaattgatttaattaaattttagattattttaattaatgaaatcaagagtttaattgaagaattaatgagtttgaggacttaattaaactttgatttaatcaaaaacccaggacttaaataaaataaaccaagagAACcgcttcattttcattttcaaaagcAGCAGACCACagctttgcattttaattcgtTACTACAGTAACAATGAATGATAATTCACTGGGCAGGCGTGCGCTACACACGccaaaaggaaagtgttttcctttctttaacagaaggaaaacactttcctttctcaaaGCAATGATTTTATGTTGATCGGAATTAAGTTTTCTATTGACTTACTGTTTCATATTGttaccaaacatgggaaagtaaGAAAaacgaattccaggaattcgttttccttgaaacaaacagagCATAAAGGTTTTATGGAACtttagtttgttttatttttaaattgacaaAGACAAATGTTCTTAcgcacaatatttttttctagactATTTCCAAATCTAGTGTTTTACAAGGAAGGTTGCTACGATCCCCTTGCATAGAGGATTTAATTATGCTTATTATCTAGTTTAATTATATCAAGCAGAATTCTTAATTTGATTGTtggattgaataaaaattttatcaaaaatttttagatatatcattttatactaaattaaaattttatgtcaatcaaagtttaagaagtttttacaatattattttttaaattgtgaattttctatttcaagattattattttctttattatgtaAGTATATTCAACAACTTATTTTTTGAGAGGTTTTTTAGTtatacaaggatctttaatagGCAGTTATATAGTTTTCAAGTGCGGTaagaatttatttgatatttcaaaattgttttcttggaacaattttttatttatcctggctatacaagaaaaatgaaagctgGTGATATTTAATGACATAATATTTTGGGGCTTTCCACCTTCTTTAAGCAAAATAAGAGACAACAACTATTACAAATATTTCTATACTTATTTAGGAAAGTTAAAGTTGGTTTTGGACTGATTTTTTTCTACTGTATagttttattctaaaaattataatgcttTAATCGACCATTGAATTGGGTTGAGATCTTACTATATgtttttagaggtttttttgtaataagaggttaaaattttagatcaatcagatattaaaaataccttaaaataaagtttagaagCTACTATACAAGTAACATGGGTGGTAGGTttgcaatttgttttaaatgttcattttagtcccttattttttaaagctattAGGTAATTGattcttataatttataaatattacattttgATATCATActtcatttctctcttttttagtcCTTTTGCAGTGGAGGAAAGAGAGGGGGTTGCCGGATTCTGCCTCGGAGAGTGAAAGTTATTGTTGACAACAATTCCAATTactaaaacaattgattttctGTATTAAATAATTTCATACGATAATGATAGTTAAGATTATGAGTTTTCTTACCttgaaaacacttaaaaaaaaacatatttgaactCCGAAAATTTTTTGATTTCTCGTTGATTATgagttttatgatgttttttttgcatttttttaaggatataGGATTGGTTAGATTTTTtgacttatatttattttttaattttctcaatttctcttttggttattattaattattatttttatttacataaataattattagtttatttgatTAGATAGTAGTATGCTTTTTTTAacttatactttatttttttttttttaaataaccagCATacgtaaagttttttttaaagagaaatttaGGACCCGCGGGTCAAATAGTGCAATAAATAGACGTTGTGATCACTCATCTCCTTGTAATACCATGGAACCTGCAGCACCGAGCACTTGCCTGCATGCAACCTCTCCTTCGTTTAAATCATCTGCATTTCCTTCCGTCATGCATCTAAGAACTCTTTAGATGTTATTATTAATCATTTATTATGTTATGGGATTTTCAAATATCTTGGGTGTTTGGTCTAGTGGTATGATTCTCGCTTCGGGTGCGAGAGGTCGCGAGTTCGATTCTCGCAACACCCCTCTCTTATATATCCTGCCCTTTTTCACTGTCACTCCTTTACTGGACCATCATGGGCCTTTGTGGCCCATAGACAGAACCCAATCTTGGGCTtcaaatttttagggttttacaAAAAGAGGCAACCAGATGCAGTGTCCCTTCAATCGAGCGCTCGTTCTCCTGCTTTCTATCGCgacaaacacataaaaaaaaaaaaaaaacagtccaTCAAAGTCTTCGTTTCAGTCATGAGCAGATCCGGGCAGCCACCAGATCTCAAGAAgtaagcattttttttccttctttatagTGGCTAGTTGGTTAATTTCGTTTTGAGCTGCATCTCTCTCTGTCTAAttgttctttgtttctttttacagGTACATGGATAAGAAGCTTCAAAGTAAGCTCTCCTGAactcccttttattttctctgttttttattcACAGTATGTGTATGCTGGTAAATCATAGAAGTATCAGATGGAGAATTTTAGGTTTGATACCATGTGTAAATTCtttatctatatataatttttttagtggttTTCTGTTGGAAAAATATATCTGTTTTGCAACATAAAAGAATGttgcttcgttttttttttttttaaatgtttgtgTGAACTTGTTGGTGGTGGATTCAGTTGATAACAACCGAGAAATTTGTTGTCTTGAATTGATGTTTCATTGTTTAATGCGGTAAGTAATTGATAAGCTTGGTAGAGACAAAGAAGTTGGTTTTTAGCTGTATTTGctgtggttaatttttttaatttgttataattatttattagctactttttttagtttagaatCCATAAGAACATCTCAGCCGTGAAATCAGCTCCCCAGATATGCAGAATAATCTTTAAGTTACTTTTTGGCTGGTCTTTGGAAGTCGGAAGGGTTTAGAAATTTGGTTAAAATCTTGAATTGGTTTAAGAACAGGAAATCAGCTTATGAGAGCAGGTGTATATGTTCTACTAGTACTAAATTGATGAATGTACGTGCTGGAGTTTTTTTGAAGGAAAGATTTATGGTGTTTGGTTTGGATGCTGTATCTGGACGTCCAGGGTAGAACAGTAGAGCTTTTGGGGTTCTAGCTTTCTGATGCCTGCTTCAATATCTTGAAACTATGAAACGGCAAAGTGAAAATGTAAAATTGCAtgcaaaattaaatgaataattataaaatctgaGCCTCACCCCTGAGATTGCTTAGGCAATCATGTTCTTCAGCAAGTTTTCAGAGCTGCTTAAAATTCTTCCAATCTGATATTCCACTCAATTAGGAGTTTGACATTGATGTAAAATGGGATAAAGCACATCGATAAGAGACCTTGTGCAAGAATTGTTGATAAACAACTATTGTACAGAGGAAACAGCCCTGTACTCAGATGAGAATTTCCAtctttaattggtttatttccGACTGGTTTTCTGGCCCTTTAAGTTACCTATTAACCTCTATTTGTCTGTGTTTTATGTTATCATGATATTTGAAgaagttgattttttcttttttcaaatgcaGTCAAGCTGAATGCAAATAGGATGGTGGTCGGAACACTCCGTGGGTTTGACCAGTTCATGAATTTGGTGGTCGACAACACTGTGGAGGTGAATGGTGATGAGAAAACTGACATAGGCATGGTGGTGAGTCATCGTacaccatttttattttccaatttatttaaatcattacttaataatttttctccAATTATTgcccttgtttttttaatctagtttCACTTTCTTGCTGCAGGTAATCAGAGGCAACAGTGTTGTCACTGTTGAAGCGTTGGAACCTGTGACCAGAACGCAGTGATGAATGGTTTTGTACTTGTAGCGATCTAGGATGGCTTTAactcttatgtttttttactcAGATGTGTACGCTTGTATGAGATGAAGAAGTTTAATATTTATGTCGCAATGAAGGTCATATGAATCCATTATTTGACCAGTGATTCTTGCTGCCCCCCCGTTCCTTTTGAAACATGCTAGTATTTCATCTCTAGATTTTGAGCTAGCGGGCTTAGACTGTTAtcgatttgaattttaatattatagacATGCCCTGGCCTGATTTTTTTCTGGGGGGCGGGTGGGGTTAATCGCCAGTTGATATACTTCGGAGTTTCTGGAGTGTTTGGAAATGCTGGTTAAccgggttttttaaaaaaatttaattattttttgtgaaaaattaactttttttatttttagttttgtaaaattaatgtatttaaaaataaaaaaagtattattttgatatattttgaatatgaaaaacactttaaaaaacaatcataactatttttataaacatGCAAGTCACACTTAACCCGTTTAGTGTTTATCTGTGGCTAGATCCGCTGTGAAGCCAAGGCATTCAGACTCCTTCAGCTGCTGTCTTGCTCGTCAAATACCTTGAGTGCCTAGGCAAATCATTCTTAGCAGACCATCACTCGTGTCTTTCTAATTTGTTTGGTTGGATTGGTTGCTGATATTTTTACTCCCATTGCTCCGCAAtggatctttttatttatttttatttttctaccatATATGTTCCGCCATTTTTGAATCTGCCAGTGCAGAAGTCTGGACAGCTGTGAACCTTGTGCTAGTTGGTGAAGGGAAGCATTCTATCATGTCTACGAGTCTGGTTGCCTGTCATTCCTTGATTGCTACCACATTAGCAAATGTCGGCCTTCATATAGACAAGGACGGGCTCCATGAATCTTGAAAAATCTAGCAATTTCCAGATTGGCATAAAACATGAGTTCTGTAATATCAGCACTTGGTGTTCTTCTCTTGAAAAGTGAACCTGAATTTGGTTGTTCAAGTTTGGCTTGAGTGAGATGGTAAGCAATCAAAGGGGTTGATTATTGATGCAGGTTGCTTCATATCTACAATCCTTTTCCAATTCTTGGCGTGGTTTGCAAGTGTGAAGGCTTCAGGGACGTTCGATTTTAAATTCAGCTTTCTAATATTTCCAAGAGATTGTAATCAGTAGCGGTCCTTTTTCCCCCTTCTCGAGGGATTTTTGTTCCTTTGCAGTGGAATAATGTAGTGATGAAGCTATCTGAGACCACTGAACACAAACCAAAGTCTTGCACATTCTCGTTTCTCTAGGCTGTTTCTGACATGACAAAACCGATTTTCAAAGTTCCTTTTCGGATAGGGTTTCGCGCACCTGGAAACGTGTTCTTACAGATTCTCTTTGTGTCTCGGGTTAGCTGACAATCAGCTGCAAGCTAAACtgagtttgaattttgaaacaGTGACTTTATGTGGACGAGTCACAAGCATCCCAACGGCATAATCGTCGGAgagtttctttctttgtatagTATACATCTTCCTCAGCTAGTCTGTGCTTTCGCTTTACTTTTCCTTGCAGTTCTGGGCTGTCCTATAGCCCCCACAAAAAGCTTGGTGAATCTTTCTTTGCTTAACCGTACATGTGCTGTTTGTTGATAACACATCCAATAATACACATACTGCTGTGTATACAAAGTGCTACTATGTAACATTCCATATTTGGCAGGGATAATCACGCAGTTTTTGCTGCACACAACTCATCCACCATCCCAAAATGGAATTTTCGAGTTCCTTCAGACAACTATCTAGTTGAGAGTCTTTGAAAGTAGTTTTATGTAGAAACATGAAAATTGAGATTAaggttttgatgggtttttttttaaagtagcaTACTTTATCAAAAGTTTTGGTAAAATagcatattttgaaaaaacaactagttttaacaaaatcatgattagtataataactttaacaaagatgcgattgagaattataacttTGACCAAGATATTAAACCCAAAATACAAACCCTAAATAATACCAATCATGTatcattaaaattaagttaacttGTGGTTTGATTTTTTGGTCTAAATCAATGTTTCTCATCGTGTTTTTGTTAAAGTCACTACAatcaattatgtttttgttaaaaattgtgttattttctaaatattgtttttggtttgtgCTATTTTGCCGAAACTTTTAGCTAAgtaagaaaggaaaaaatacattttgatgCGCTTAAGCAACGCTTTAACtccccctctttttttctttaggtAATGTTTGGTTATTATCCCAAGATAAAAGAGATagaggtaaaaaaatatatatatatttgattgaagtagcatagatatataaaaaaaaagtgttcctAGAAAAATTGATAGTGAATTTATGCACTTTTAAAACAGGATGCACAAAAAGAATATGTTTTTAGAggcaatatttattatttattatttttaaaataaccttGTGAAAAACTCGCAATCTCAAAAGTATTCAACTAAGACatgtaatgataaaaataataattattataattttaaagccCAACTTAGAGGTTGATCTAAGGCAATGGTCAGATCATGGCTGAGACGGTCAACTCGGGTTGAACTCGAGtttatataagaataaaataattattatcatagtcttaaaatttaacttgaggATCAACTTAGGGCAAGAGTCGAGTTGACCATTGATCTAAGTCAATGCAAAGATAAAAGatcattatcataattttaaaatctgatcCGGGAGTCGACTAAAAGCAAGATCCAGGTTATGAGTTAAAAGGATCAACCTAGatcaatataagaataaaaataattattatcatagttttaaaactcgacttGATGGTCGACTCGGGGCAAG
This genomic window contains:
- the LOC118062935 gene encoding probable small nuclear ribonucleoprotein G, which codes for MSRSGQPPDLKKYMDKKLQIKLNANRMVVGTLRGFDQFMNLVVDNTVEVNGDEKTDIGMVVIRGNSVVTVEALEPVTRTQ